A genomic stretch from Acinonyx jubatus isolate Ajub_Pintada_27869175 chromosome E2, VMU_Ajub_asm_v1.0, whole genome shotgun sequence includes:
- the CCER2 gene encoding coiled-coil domain-containing glutamate-rich protein 2: MQSRGPASVLLLLPLPLLLALLPGAATAAPLAPRPSKEELTRCLAEVVTEVLTLGQAQRSPCTALLHKEMCETEPYGCVSTKEKGLLVGDFKKQEAGKMRSSQEARDEEEAAERAHKSEVREQTIREQLHSRLHQEEEEEQEREEEEEEERKKRGPVEPFEGPWKRRPEGGGGPHKRVAEQASDEETAQFEAEEKGVQVLGTGHGLWQGAEAGGGERHEDSPHHHRLRQPEAGPKQEEKEEASEREEHDTVRLEHVRDELKKATELLGEIRREG; the protein is encoded by the exons ATGCAGAGCCGCGGGCCCGCCTCCGTGCTGCTGTTGCTGCCGCTGCCCCTGCTTCTGGCGCTGCTGCCGGGGGCCG CCACTGCTGCTCCTTTGGCGCCAAGACCTTCCAAGGAAGAG CTGACCCGCTGTCTGGCAGAAGTCGTCACAGAAGTGCTGACGCTGGGCCAGGCCCAGAGAAGCCCCTGCACAGCTCTCCTCCACAAAG AGATGTGTGAGACAGAGCCCTACGGCTGTGTGTCCACCAAAGAGAAAGGCCTACTGGTTGGGGATTTCAAGAAGCAAGAGGCTGGGAAGATGAGGTCCAGCCAGGAAGCGAGGGATGAGGAAGAGGCAGCCGAGAGGGCCCACAAGTCTGAGGTGCGGGAACAGACCATCCGCGAGCAGCTCCATAGCCGGCTccaccaggaggaggaggaggagcaggagcgggaggaggaggaggaggaggagaggaagaagagggggccCGTGGAACCCTTCGAAGGCCCGTGGAAGCGGCGCCCAGAGGGTGGAGGGGGGCCCCACAAGCGAGTGGCAGAGCAGGCCAGTGACGAGGAGACAGCCCAGTTTGAGGCCGAGGAGAAGGGTGTGCAGGTGCTGGGCACGGGCCACGGCCTGTGGCAGGGGGCCGAGGCGGGTGGAGGAGAAAGGCACGAGGACTCGCCGCATCACCACCGCCTCCGCCAGCCAGAAGCCGGGCCcaagcaggaggagaaggaagaggcttccgagagggag GAGCATGACACGGTGCGGCTGGAGCACGTGCGAGATGAGCTAAAGAAGGCAACGGAGCTTCTGGGGGAGATCAGGAGGGAGGGATGA